Within the Armatimonadota bacterium genome, the region GCCATGCTGCAGCGACGCTACAACGAAACCGAGTCCGAAAACGTGCGCGAGTGGTTGCAGCGGTATATGTCGGATAAACCGTGCCCGAAGTGCAAAGGGTTGCGTCTGAAGGACGAAAGCCTGGCGGTGACGGTGGGCGGACTGAATATTGCGCAGTTGACCGCGCTGTCGGTCGAGGAGGCACAGCGATTCTTCGACGAACTGCCCTTCCGCCTGACCGAGCGTCAGCGACACATCGCACACCAGCTGCTGCGCGAAATCCAGACTCGTCTGGGCTTTCTGCTGGACGTGGGGCTGGGTTATCTCACTTTAGACCGCCCCGCGGCGACGCTGGCAGGCGGCGAGGCACAGCGCATCCGTCTCGCCACGCAAATCGGCAGTGGGCTGATGGGCGTGCTGTACATTCTGGACGAACCCAGCATCGGCTTGCACCAGCGCGATAACCAGAAGCTCATTCACACCCTGCTGCACCTGCGCGACCTCGGCAACACCATCATCGTGGTGGAACATGACGAGGAGACTATCCGCACCGCCGACCACATCATCGACATTGGTCCGGGCGCAGGTGAACACGGTGGTTACATCGTCGCGCAGGGCACGGTAGAAGATATCATCGCCTGCGAGCAGTCCGTCACCGGGCAGTATCTGAGCGGTAAACGCAAGATACCGGTGCCGCTCATCCGCCGCCAAACGGGTGACCGCTGGCTGACCATCCGGGGCGCGCGCCAGCACAATCTGAAGAATATCACCGTGCGCATCCCGTTAGGGCTGTTCGTGTGCGTGACGGGTGTTTCGGGTTCGGGCAAGTCCACGCTGATTCAGGAGACCCTCTATCCGCGCTTAATGCACCATATCTACGGTTCGCATCCGCTGTGGGGGGCGCACGACGGCGTGGACGGCATCGAATATATTGATAAGGTAGTGGACATCGACCAGTCGCCCATCGGGCGTACACCACGCTCGAACCCTGCCACCTACACGGGGGTGTTCGATATGATCCGCGAACTGTTCGCCAGCACGCAGGACGCCCGTGTGCGCGGCTACAAACCGGGACGCTTCAGCTTCAACGTGAAGGGCGGACGGTGTGAGGCGTGCAAGGGCGACGGAATCATCAAGATTGAGATGCACTTCCTGCCCGATGTGTATGTGCCCTGCGAGGTGTGCAAGGGCAAGCGCTACAACCGCGAGACGCTGGAAGTGAAGTACAAGGGCAAATCCATCGCCGATGTGCTGGACATGACGGTGGAGGAGGCGCTGGACTTCTTCAAAGCCATCCCGCCCATTGCCCGCAAACTGCAGACCCTGCACGACGTTGGACTGGACTATATGAAGCTGGGACAACCCGCCACCACCCTCTCCGGCGGCGAGGCGCAGCGTGTGAAACTGGCCACCGAGCTCTCCAAGCGCGGCACGGGCAGGACGCTGTACATTCTGGACGAACCCACCACCGGCTTGCACTTTGCGGACATCGAGAAACTGCTGAACGTGCTGCACCGCCTTGTGGACAACGGCAACACCGTCATCGTCATCGAGCATAATCTGGACGTGATCAAAACCGCTGACTGGATTATCGACCTGGGTCCCGAAGGAGGCGCAGAGGGTGGTTACGTGGTCGCAGAAGGTCCTCCCGAACAGGTAGCACAGGTGGAAGCCAGCTACACAGGTCAGTTCCTGCGCAAGATGTTAGGCATCGAGGAACGGAGAAGGGAAGAGGCTCGGGTGTAAGGCGCTGGCGTGCCTCACAACACGCTTATCGCATGGTGGGATCTGTGCCTTCCAGCCTTTCGTGTGCTACTGTGTACGCGAATACC harbors:
- a CDS encoding excinuclease ABC subunit A; its protein translation is MPQDKIIVRGARQHNLKNIIVEIPRDQLVVITGISGSGKSSLAFDTIYAEGQRRYVESLSAYARQFLGQMDKPDVDDIIGLSPAVSIDQKSTSRNPRSTVATVTEIYDHLRLLYARIGIPHCPQCGREIAQQTVEQVVDTLLVLPEGTRLQILAPIVRGRKGEYRKEMEDARKAGYNRLRVDGEPIDLSEQPIPTLDRYKIHHIEVVVDRIIVRPGIEKRLADSVETAMRMGQGVVIAQIVDGEELVFSENFACAECGISLPEIEPRSFSFNSPYGACPECHGLGFKTEFDPALIVPDPSKSIAEGAIEPFAGKDGLIPYYEGLLRGVAQKLGFTIHTPLNQLNEKQWQDLFYGVEGNVTVTFRNRWGRTRYFDSEFEGIIAMLQRRYNETESENVREWLQRYMSDKPCPKCKGLRLKDESLAVTVGGLNIAQLTALSVEEAQRFFDELPFRLTERQRHIAHQLLREIQTRLGFLLDVGLGYLTLDRPAATLAGGEAQRIRLATQIGSGLMGVLYILDEPSIGLHQRDNQKLIHTLLHLRDLGNTIIVVEHDEETIRTADHIIDIGPGAGEHGGYIVAQGTVEDIIACEQSVTGQYLSGKRKIPVPLIRRQTGDRWLTIRGARQHNLKNITVRIPLGLFVCVTGVSGSGKSTLIQETLYPRLMHHIYGSHPLWGAHDGVDGIEYIDKVVDIDQSPIGRTPRSNPATYTGVFDMIRELFASTQDARVRGYKPGRFSFNVKGGRCEACKGDGIIKIEMHFLPDVYVPCEVCKGKRYNRETLEVKYKGKSIADVLDMTVEEALDFFKAIPPIARKLQTLHDVGLDYMKLGQPATTLSGGEAQRVKLATELSKRGTGRTLYILDEPTTGLHFADIEKLLNVLHRLVDNGNTVIVIEHNLDVIKTADWIIDLGPEGGAEGGYVVAEGPPEQVAQVEASYTGQFLRKMLGIEERRREEARV